Genomic DNA from Hypomesus transpacificus isolate Combined female chromosome 19, fHypTra1, whole genome shotgun sequence:
GATGTAAACCGTTAGACGCTTAAGACCTTGAGCTAAATCAGAGCcaaacaaaccccccccccttaaaaaataaaaagtcaaaactaaaaacaaacaaaagagctAAGAGtaaatataaaacaaaacatGCATTGGCTAAACATGGCAAAAACTTGATAGCGGAATGAATTGTTGCAGTGGTTAGAATATGCATATCATAATGAGGGGTgaagggggcgggggcaggtGGGGAAACAAGGAAAAACCAAAAGCTGTATCATATAGCCTCTTCACACCATAAGGCTTCCGCTGGTCTCTGACTCCTCCTCcgtcagcctcctcctcctccgtcagcctcctcctctgactcctcctcctcagtcagcctcctcctctgactccacctcctcagtcagcctcctcctcagtcagcctcctcctctgactcctcctcctcggccgtCTCCAGCCAGGTCAGCCACTGgttcaccttcacacacacacacacacacacacagagagagaggcataagCTCATGGAGCCCTTCATACCAGCAGAACCAGAGGCAGGTGAGCTATGCTAGCAGCAGCGGAGAGGAGAAGGTGGTTTATCGACCTGGAATAATGCCTTTCCCTTTCCAGGAAATTCTTGGCTGATGTCTTCTTTCCATGCGAGGAAGGCTTCTTCTTCAATTATTTCCATATCATAAAAGTTGACAAAGTAGCGCAGTAGCATGCCTGGAGGGAAGCAGAAAAGGGTGTTTAGGTAGAACGACCTCAACTTGTTTCACATCAAGATTGGTGTAGCAGAAGTCAAAGACCACGAGACTCTCCATGTGGATACATGCGGCCGCCAGCCCCCAGCACTGCAGCGTACCTTTAGGGAAAGCTTTAGCATTGGAGTGGACCTGCAGGGCATACAGAGCGCTGACTTGCAGGTCCATGTGGTCGTGCAGGAACTTCTGCATGACGGGCTTGAAGGCCAGCAGCAGCtgcttctcctgctccagctgctccttCGGGGGGGCCGAGAGCTGGTCCTCGTCCTCGTCGGCGTTGATCTCATGGGCGATGTACTGCAAgaagctgggggggaggggaaggagatgaGAAAAGGCGCGGCTCGGCTCGGCTGAGTCAGTCTTCCAACGGCAAAGACGCGTTACTCAGCCCGAACAAGGACAGCTACAATTACGTTGGAAAATCGGTCCATttaaaagggagggaggaaaaaaagataAGAGAAGGGGATGCCTTATGAAAAAAGGAGCCGTTTGTACGACAACGTCCTCTCCCGCTCCGTACCTGGTCATGAGGATGTTGACGAATCCTTTGTCGGTGTGGAGCTTGGGGGAGATGTTGTCCTTGATCCACTTGTAGAtggactggggggaggggtcggCCTGGATCTGCTTCAGAagctccttctccagcttcATCAAAGGGAACAGGAAGCTCAGCCCTTTGCCCTCCAAGATCTCCAGCATCCGGTCCTTGTTCTGGTCGATCTCTGGCAAGGGGGAGCAGGGATCGATGAGTGTCACGATCAGTTATATGGGACGGGCTCTTAGGAACACGGTCAGCACATTCTACTTACACACTAACACAATGCTTATTGAGTGGATTTCTCATACGTCACTGAAAAGCTCAAAAGAACTGGCCATACATTTCATCCAGCGGGTTTAACCCCAGTGCATGCGACATGCCGGCAAACTGGGGGCACCTACCGGGCAACATCTTCTGCATGTTGACCTTGCTCTGCTGGAAGAGGTCGGTCAGCCACTCGCGGTCCTTCAGCTTGGCCGCCTGCTGCAggcagagcaggaagagggggaagtgGGTGCCGTTCTCCAGCGGGTGGGCCAGCTCCGCCACGCTGATCAGCTCGGCCATGATGGAGCGCGCCGCAAACTGGGCCAGGTAGGACTTCACCAGGGGGACGTCCACCTCGATCTTGGCACACTGATCCAGGACGCTGAGGAAAGCCTGTGGAAACCCGAGCGGGAAGACGGGTGAATGTCTAGGGAAGCGATGCGCCAGTGGACAGTAAGATATTAGGTGTAttaggtggggagggagaggcaatGTCCTGTGCGATATATCTCAGAAGCCCTCCCACCTCCTTTGTGATGGTGGGCCTCCTCACCTGCATGAAGTTCTCCCCAGTGATGAGGCCCTCTGAGCGGAGGTTGTGGATTAGGGTGCTGGCCTGCTCCTTGTCGTCGTCAGAGCGGTCCAAAGAACAGATCACGATCTTGCTCAACATCTCAGGCAGGAAGTGCTTGGGAGCCTTCATCTCCCTCACGCCATTCACTGCGTCATCAATGTTTTTGCCATTCAGGTAATCAGTCACTATGGTttcctgggggagggaggggggttagaGAAGTTAcattctctcatctcctccagggaaaggaaatgtgtGTAATTGTTGTAAGTAGCTGAAAAGCAAGAGTACATACAGTCATCTTTAGTAACTCTTCCTTTGCAGGAGGTGGTTTCTTGTTGGTCTTTGGAGGTTTTTCCTGGATAGGAGGAGGGTTGGTTTTCAGACCAAGCTGTGGAGGCTGAGACATGATACaaattaatgaaaaaaaaagaccAGTTCAGGACATGTGCTTACCAATATTTCTTTTAAGTGGATTTAAAAATGTTAGTGTAATTGCATGTGGCGTTCCCCATACCTGTCCCAGTGGTGGCGTCTGTGTGCGTGGAGGTTGAGCGCTGGGAGGAATCATGTTTGGGATCTGCGGCTGCAACTTTGGCACTTGGTTTTTGTTCAAAAGGAATGACTGTGCCGGCCTAAGACTGATCTGGAAGGAGCGAAAGACGTATTAAAGCCAATTTCCAAAATGGTCTGATCTGGTTGCGAGTAGCTGGGGAGCGTGCTGACCAGGGGCCGTACCTCATCAGCGTTGAGCTGTCCTTTCTTGATGAAGCGGGGTGCCATGTCCTTGGACTGGGCCTGCTGCTGCACAGAGTGGTTCTGGGTCTGGTTGTGGAAAATCGGATTCTGACcctaagagggggagggggggagaaagtacACAAAACCAACATTATATTCCTTGCTATGCTTGTGCCCCTTATCGCAAACCTTCAATATTGAACTGAGGAGAGCAACGTATTTCTTACCGGGTTAGATTTCATAAATGGCTTGCCTCCTCCCATGTCAAACTGGGACTGCGGGGCAGGGGCGGTGTGCCCACTGTGTCCGTTGAAGAGAGGGTTTGTGCGATGACGCCCCATGGTTGGGGAGTAGCGGTCCTGAATCACCCCAGGGCCAGTGCCGATCCCACTCCCCACTAGACAGAGAACGACAGAAGCATTAGATGACACCAGCTAAGGTCTGCCGTGTGGTCCAGGACAGAGGCAGTACGACAGCAGATGAGGGGGAACAGCAGCACCCTCAGTCATCCTAAGCAGGTCTTTACGTGGCCTCACCTGGCATTTGTCCAAACATATCAGCCAACCCCCCGGTTTGGCTGCCAACGGTTTCCCTGTCAAGTTTCATTCTGGTTGGCATGAAAGAGCCATCCAGAAAGAAGTCCGTCCTCATTCCCTGGGACATTGGTGGAATAAAAACTCCCAAATCCTGGAAAGGTACAAATCCATTTAGACCCAAGAAGGGACTTATGAGTACCATCAATTGCCTGCACAAGAGGAAAAAGGTACACAAACCTTTACTGCTTCCTGACGAATCTGGTTAATCGTCTTTGGTCCATTGTCGATGAAAGCTTTGCGAGGCACCCAATCGTTCTCTCGCAACTCCACCGTATCCTGCAGCAGGAAACGGATCCTCGCTGGCAAGTCCTTGTTGTTCATTAAGGACTGCATACGGCCAAAGTACTGATCCATTAAAGACTGGAAGGGAGAGCAAACAAAACGTTAACGACCAACTGAATCCTTGACGAGTGCTTCAAGACAACCGACCAAAAGAGGTTCAAACGTTACCTTAGCTTTCTCATGATCTAGTCTAGGCCCCACTGTTCTCATTATCTGACAGAGGCACTCCAGATCCTCCCCCATATCCTTAAGTTGGactctcttcttcttttccaAAAGCTGAAGGGGGAGACGGCAACTTTAAGAGACTACTCCCTTCGATATCAAATTCACTGAATGGACACACGGCCACTTTCAAAGTCAACTTACTGTTTTGATGCACTTATGAAGGATAGATTCATGGATAAGATCAAGCTTGCCAAGTTCCCCAATGAATTTGATGTTGCCCAGCATTTTGATCTTGGCAATGGcacgctgctcctcctcctcagaggtAAGAGGGTTGTCATGTTTGTCATAGACTGTGGCGAGACAAGCAAGTCAAGGTTAAGAGAAgaaaaagtatttaaaaaacttttttcaaaattacAATAACCAACATTAAACTAAAACCAGAAACTACTCACTTTCAACATTTCTGGCACGGTTCTCAAATTCATCTTGGAGCTTAGAAATCAGAAGTCTCCTGAATGTCTGTGAAACGAGAAATGTCAAATATCGACGCACTTCCAAAAAACCTGATCAGAGACATGTGCGCCACAGTATAAACAGTTTCTCACACCATCGTATGTGAGGCAGGTGGCCAATTGAAACAGCAGACACTTACGGTGCTCTGCTTTTGTGATGTTTGGATCTCCGGTGATGGGCCGTCAAAGTTTGGTGCATCCTCTGCCAATCGCAGACATAGCTGAGCATATAGGGAGCTATACTTGGGCTCTTCAAGGGCTTTGTCAACGATCTgttgaaggacagagaggaggcctTGACTTGGTAAACAATGTTGTTGATCTTCACATTTGAATAAATGGACCACTGTGTGACAGTCTTGGCAGACTGGATCTGGGGAGAGTTGAATTAAAGAACTCACCAGCAAGATGACTCCTTTTAGGACGAGTTTTGAATCCACGCCCACATTCAGGAGCTCAAGGCATAGCTTGTCAAACTTCTCGGGGGTCAGCTTATTAAGTATGCTAAGGGAAGagtacaaaaaaagaaaacattaggAGACAGAGCTCTTTTTGGCCACCAATAGCTTGGCGTTTCTTTAGAAGCCACAGAAGTGAATAACCACTTACAAAACAATCTGACCCTGGGCTCACAGACAGTTGAAATGAAGGATCAATGTGCAGACCAGACACTTCCAGCAGACACCACAACATGTATGAAACAGCTCTTGGCCGGATGACAGCCTTTCAGGGAACACATACCCTCTCACTTTCCTGAAGATTGCATCATGTCGTTCTTTTTCATTGGAGGCGTTGACATCTCGTCTAGTGCTTCGTGAAGGTACCCATCTCTGAACGCTAGATCCTGGGGGTTTCCCCAGGAACTCGCTAGAAGACAAACAAAAGGTGTTCATCTTCTGTGGACGTAAACGAGGCCTGTGCCCCAAAAAGATAACCATTTTGTTAAAATCCTGAAAGAGGTTTGAAGACTCAGATTGTGGGGTACCTGTTGCCGACAGTCTTGGGATGGTGCTGAGGTGCACCccgacctcctccccctcccgaaGAAGCACTAACATACAGAGTATACAATGTAACGTGAGTGGCAATGGAAACTCAGTATTGTGATTATGACTGCAGGAATGGGAAGGATGGGGGTACATCATCAAACTGCAAATACCTGAAACGAGAAGCGCCCCCTTCTGCAATCACACTCTCCACTTTGGCGGCTGGACAACGAAGAATTACCAAAAAGAATAATATTCAAAGGAAGGGGGTTGGCAAAAGCTACCTGTAGGAAGAAGATGACTGTCAGTTAGAAAATTATGATTCTAATGACAATTTTGTTCAGTtgtatgttgtgtgttgtgtgactgTTTACCAAACTAACGTCACACTCAATATATAACAAAGTAATTCTAAATAATATCGGTAAACATCCCACAAGAACGACTaaaacaactagctagctagactgGCTAACAAAGGGTTGTTAGCcagtctagctagctaacaaaccTAGCTAGCAGGGACATGCAAGCTAAGAAGAAATTGTGTTGGTAATGGCTAACTAGCTGGTAAGCAAAAGTGTGGCCAAGCCAACCTCGGTTTGGCAGTTGATCACCTAGCCAGCTAGTTAATCGTTTGTGGGAAAACGGTACTGTAGCTTATTATGTATAGAATGCGACACATGAACGCATCTACTATGTTCATAGTAAAAAACACCGGTTCAGTTAGATTTGCCGTTTCTAAAAGACGCCATTTTCTGAccatggtagctagctagcttgctagctgttAAAAAGGGCTTCGTTAGCTATGCTAGTTAGCTGGCTATGCAATGTGCCAACCTCCATTGGAATGGCATTTAAGCTAGATATCTTGGAAATAGGATCGCtaactagccagctagctactaGCGTGGCTAACAACCAGAAGCCATTTTAGAGGCGGCTAaaggctaacgttagctagctagctggtttaGCCAGCTGTCAGGTTTAAAAACTACTGAAAAGAATGGCCGTCCATACCTTCACAAAAGGAACTTCAGTTTTGTAGATGCTGTGGTTTCAAataagaagaaagaaaagaaagaagaaaaaagcaaCGAGGTGGCAATTAAGTGAAAATCCTGAAACAGTGACAGTGAGTACCAGGGCTAGACCTCGCACCGGTAAAGAGAAGAATGCTGACTGTAATTCTACGTCATGCGATGGTGGGATTTTATTTGCTGGGGGCTGCTCCGTTTTGGGGCAATCTGCCTCCGCGAATGAGCGTCAGTTTTTTATTCTCGCAAATATCAATCATACAATAAACTTTCTGAAAAATTAATGTGAAGTTGTAAAAAAACGAAAATAGATAGAAAATGCAATCGGTATCTAAAGAAGATAGTGGTCACGCTTACTGACATGCAAAAGTCAGTTCACATAAACTAGCCAACATTATTATTTGGATTATCATTTTAATTCAAACGGATACCGACCTATGTCAAAAGACTGTCCCATCAAACAGATGGCAATCCTTTTGCTAAGGTCTTCAATAGTTAAGTCATTCATGAGTAGTTTAGATGTGGCCAAAAATATCACGGAGGCAATGCATCATAATAGTGAATCAGTCAACCATGGAAATGTGCTCTTTGCCAGAGCAGCACATTGATTGACTGACAGAAGGCCTGTGCCTGGtggctggaggctgtgtgtttaGGAGGCTCACTGGTCAATCTCAGATAACAATGTTCTATGTAGAcggttcctgtctctctcaaatTATAGTTGCTAAGGACTGCAGAGGAGTAACAGGGATTTAGTTAAATATTAGATAGGTTGTTCTCCTTTAATGGAATATATTCAACTTTGTTCATGTGAatctatatacagtgccctccaaaagtattggaacagtgaggcgaattcctttatttttgctgtagactgaaaacatttgggcttgacatcaaataatgaacgtgagaccagagatcaacgtttcagcttttatttccaggtatttacatcaggatctgatgcacaactaagaaaatatcacattttgtttgaatccacccatttgtcatgtgagcaaaagtattggaacagatatacttaaaacatatttaagtgaataagacttaatatttagttgcaaatcctttgctttcaataactgcagcaagtctgtgacccattgacgtcaccaaacttttgcattcttcctttttgatgctttcccaggctttcactgcagcctctttcagttgttgtttgttttgtggggttcctcccttcagtctcctcttaagcaggtaaaatgcatgctctatagggtttaagtctggagattgacttggccagtctaataccttccatttcttgcccctgatgaactcctttgttgttttggcagtgtgttttgggtcgttattttgctgcatgatgaaggctctgccaatcagtttggttgcatctttccttaaattggcagacaaaatgtttctgtagacttccgagttcattttgctgctgccatcatgtgttacatcctcaatgaagattaatgagcccgtcctagaagaagccatgcaagcccaagccatgacattacctccaccgtgtttcacagatgagcttgtgtgtttgggatcatgagcagttcctttctttctccaaactttagcctttccatcactttggtaaaagttaatctttg
This window encodes:
- the eif4g2a gene encoding eukaryotic translation initiation factor 4 gamma 2a gives rise to the protein MLGNIKFIGELGKLDLIHESILHKCIKTLLEKKKRVQLKDMGEDLECLCQIMRTVGPRLDHEKAKSLMDQYFGRMQSLMNNKDLPARIRFLLQDTVELRENDWVPRKAFIDNGPKTINQIRQEAVKDLGVFIPPMSQGMRTDFFLDGSFMPTRMKLDRETVGSQTGGLADMFGQMPVGSGIGTGPGVIQDRYSPTMGRHRTNPLFNGHSGHTAPAPQSQFDMGGGKPFMKSNPGQNPIFHNQTQNHSVQQQAQSKDMAPRFIKKGQLNADEISLRPAQSFLLNKNQVPKLQPQIPNMIPPSAQPPRTQTPPLGQPPQLGLKTNPPPIQEKPPKTNKKPPPAKEELLKMTETIVTDYLNGKNIDDAVNGVREMKAPKHFLPEMLSKIVICSLDRSDDDKEQASTLIHNLRSEGLITGENFMQAFLSVLDQCAKIEVDVPLVKSYLAQFAARSIMAELISVAELAHPLENGTHFPLFLLCLQQAAKLKDREWLTDLFQQSKVNMQKMLPEIDQNKDRMLEILEGKGLSFLFPLMKLEKELLKQIQADPSPQSIYKWIKDNISPKLHTDKGFVNILMTSFLQYIAHEINADEDEDQLSAPPKEQLEQEKQLLLAFKPVMQKFLHDHMDLQVSALYALQVHSNAKAFPKGMLLRYFVNFYDMEIIEEEAFLAWKEDISQEFPGKGKALFQVNQWLTWLETAEEEESEEEAD